The genomic DNA AAAATCAGGCATTACTTGAAACACTAAATCAAAAGGAACATGAAATTTTTGAATTGGAAGAGCAACTGGAAACGAACAGTGAAACCACGACAGAGGCTACCACTCTTCAAACAAATCTGCAAAATGCAGAAAAACAATTAACCACTGTACATAATCAAATGGAACGTTTAGAAAGTGAATTAACGCAGCAAGTGGCAGAATTAGAAAAAGAATCGGCTGAACAGCAACAACATATCCAGACATTACACAACCAGTTAGCAGAAGAAAAAGGAAAGTTGGAGAAAAAAGGAGATATTACAGGAATGGAAAAGCAAGTAGAAACGTTAACGACAGAATTAGAAGAAAGCACAACGACTCAACAAGCATTGCAGGAACAAATTGAAAAACTAACTGTACAATTACAAAAAGTAGAAGCCGAAAAACAAACCTTACAAGAGGCTGCCCAACAAGAAGTGATTGTGAAACAACGCATGGAGGAGTTAAAGAATGAGCTTCAAAATAGTTTACAGCAAAAAAATGAAGCAGAAGTAAAACTAGGTCGACTACAAGGTGTCAATGACAAACATCTTGCTGAAAAGCAAGTTTACGAAGGGGAATTAGCTGCTCTAAGAAAAGAAGTAGAGGCCAAAGAAGACAGTTTAGAACAAGTTCAAAAAGAATTGAAGACACTACAAGCCGTTTCAAAAAATATTGAACCGAGTAGTGAGCAGTTAACAGAACTGCTACGCGCAAAACAGCAAATTAACGATTTATTAATGAAAAATCAGCAATTACAAGAAGAGGCTTTAAAATCGCAACAAGAAATTGGCGAAGTGATGGTTTCTGCCAAAAAAGAAGCCAATCGGATTGTTAATGAAGCGAAAGTAGAAGCAAAACACCTAATCAATTCCGCAGAATTAGAAATGTTAAATATTGGTAACCGAGCGAAAAGTATTTCGAATGAAGTCGAAGCATCAAAAGTAGAAGTACTTGAGATTTATCGCGAATTAGAGGAACGCTTAACTAAACTGACACGTCTTGAACAAGATAACTATTAATAAAATGGTCAGTAAAAAGTTAACGGGAGCAAGGAAACTACATTGTCTTGGGGTCCTTTTTTTAGCTGTTACATTAAGTAGCTCCGCAGAAAGATTACAGGCTGCTGCTGTCTCAAAGGAAGAGCAGTCGCTAAGGCAACCGCTTATCAGGAAAAACATAGTAACAGAGAAGAGCGAATATCTTGTAGAAGCAAATCAAAGTATTTGGGAGCTGGCACAAGATGCGCAGAAACCATTGAATCAGTTTATGAAGGAAAACCAGTTACGTAGTAGTTATATAAAAAAAGGAACGCAATTAGTTAAATAGAAAAAAGGAGCAAGAAAGGAAAAGTTTATTTAAGAAGCTTTTCCTTTTAAGAAAACGATGGAAGAATGGATAAAGCCCGTTATGCGAACAATTCGCCACATTAAGCGCGCCTTCTTGAAGCAAAAGTTGCCTGCGACATATCAGCTAAAAAAGCAAAAGGCTAACACAGCAATGGAATATTTGCTTGAGCAAACAGATAACCATCAATCAATAAGAGGACCGAAAAGAAAAATGACCGCTGAAGAGATTAAAAAAAAGCGGCAAGCCTACCAAAAGAAACAACGCGTCCAAGTCGTTAAATTTTTTATGCCAGCTATTCTTTTCGCCATTTTTGTGTTCTTTTTTGTGTTAAAGACATCTAGCTACCCAATTGCTGGGCAATCCATGAAGCCGACACTTAACGCAGGGGAACGAGTCTTAGTACAACGGACGAAGCAAGTAGCAAGGTACGATGTGATTGCATTTAAAGCACCGCTAGCTAGCAAAGGTACGTACGTCAAGCGAATCATCGGGGTTCCTGGTGATCGAATTTGGGTAAACGAGGGAAAACTTTATCTTTCAGAAGAACCTATAGCAAGCGATAATGAGGCACTGCCTGAGAATGCCAGTCGTTTTGACTTATCAGAAGAAGCGGCAGCCCAACTTCGCCTGTTTCAGAAGATTCCAGCTGGTCATTACTTTGTCTTAGGGGACAATCGTACGCATTCAAGTGATAGTCGTACGTTCGGCTTTGTCGAGATACAAGCGATTGAAGGAATCGTGGTGTTTAAAATGGCGCCGTTTAAGGAAATAGGGAAAGTAAAATAAAAAGCTTAAGTCTGCCATCTAAGAGTAGGGCACTTAAGCTTTTCTTTTTAGAGATTATTTGCCCAATAACAATTGAATGATTTTTTCAATTGATTGTAGGTCGTAACGATTACTAATATCCGAAAAAATATAGTAATGGTCATACTGGGCAACGAGCTGTTCATTATTGGTATTCATTAAAAGCAAATCATAATGGTTTTCTGCGTTGTAAGGCTCAATTTTCAGCGGATATTTTCCAGCGATACTCTGTTGTATTTTTTGTGCTACCAACTCGCTATAAGCACTGCTCAGTGAGTGATAAACACCAATCGTTATTTTTTTTTCATTTAATTCAGCAATGTGATTCAAAATAAGTGTATAATTAATTTCAGTAAATTGATTTTGGTACTTAGAAGCAGTGGCTTTTGTGGCAAAGTTCGTTGTAGCGATCTCCACTAATTCGTAAACTTCACTTTCGCTAAAAGGATGACGTAAGACTTTCAAAAGTGACTGAATTGTCCAATAATCAAAGGGTAAAATAAATCCTGAAAAATAATAGAGTTGCGCATGTAATTGGAAAAGTAAATTTTCAATATAAAGTAGCCGAATAGGCAGCACGTAATGGGATAAATAACCACGTGCTTTAAGGTACGTTAAAATGACCCGGTTCATTTCGTTAAGATACGTTTTTTCAATTCGTTGTTGTTTTGCTAAACGAAAGGCGAAAGCAGCATTCGCAGAATAGTTATGCATGGAACAAAAAAAGTCATAAAACATATAGGCTTCATTGATTGTATATGGACGGTAGATTCTTTTCATATATGTATGTATAGATAAATTAATTTCTTCAAATAAAGGTCGATCGAGTTGGACATCATGTGGACTAATCGTTGGCAGGGGTTCTAAAACCATGCGACGAAAAGAAATTTTCATCCAAAGTTTAATTTGGAGAATTTCTGTATGGTCAAAGGTAATTCTGGGGATTTCTTGTAGTATCTCGATTAATCCTAGGTATTGATTGGCCAGTTCTTTTTCTAAATCTGTTTTTTCTTCAAAGATAAACCAGAAAAAATTAAAAAAGAAAAAGCGAATTTGTTTTTCTTCGCCGACAAGTTTTCCTCGTTTGATACGTAAATTAAACTCATTGAGTAAGTCATTTAATTCAACAATTTTTCGATAATAGGTAGCAGAGCTAATGGCATAATTCTGTTGGAAATACCCGCCATTTATTTCATTTTTATGGAAGAGTTGCTGGACCATGTGAAACTTAATAGATTTATCTAAGAACAACATGATCATTGCTTTCATGGAAAAGGTAGGCGCTTTATTTAGATATAGAGTGTCACCTAATACTGTTAAGGTGAGGTTTTCTTGAAGTTGCTCTTCTTTCAAAAATTGCTCTAAAAAAGAAAGATACTCATTCAATGTTGGTAAACTAATATTGAAAAAATCTACTAATTCATTTCGTGTCGCTCGGCCTTTATTATTATATAGGAACAATAAAATATCATTCATATAATCATAAGGCTTTTCTAAAAAATCTCGTTTTAGCATCGTTACTCACCTCTCTTTTAAGAATACTGTATCTATGATAAAATGGCAATAAACAACTGATAAAAAGATTGTTTTTTGAGGTGTTTTTTATTATCGTTGAGAAAAAGAAATAAAAAGAAAAAACAAAGTATTTAAATGACAACAAAATAATTAAAATGAAGGAGCGATAGAACATGAACAGCGTGGTGAACTTTAGAGATATTGGAGGATTTCCAACGCAACAAGGCACAGTTGTCAAGACAGGACATTTTTTTCGGAGTGGTGAACTCGTCAATGTTGCACAAGCGGATCAACAGAAACTGGTAGAGGACTATCAAATTAAACGAATCTATGATTTTAGAAGTGCAGCGGAAACGCAAGAACGACCAGATGATTCAATTCAAGGAACCAACTATCTACATATAGATATTTTGGCCGATATTCAGGCGCAGACTGCTTCATTAGAAGGAATGCTTAAAACGGTTGGTTCACCCGATGAAGCAATGGACATGGCTTATAAAGAAATGGTTCTTTCCAATTCGGGGCGCAAAGGTTACCAAACATTTTTTGAAAACTTTTTAAGTTATCCACAGGAAGCTATTTTATTTCATTGTTTCGCAGGAAAAGATCGAACAGGAATCGGCGCAGCCTTGATATTAAGTGCTTTAGGTGTGGAACATTCTTATATTTTAGAAGATTATTTAAAGACGAACGAGCAAAGAAAAACCGCTAACGAGCAAATTATTGCGCAATATCAAGCAAATGGAACGCCTCCAGCAGAAATTCAACAATTAGAAACGCTGCTTTATGTGAAAAAAGAGTACTTAGCGACCGCTTTACAGGCGATTGAAAAAGAATTTGGTTCGGTAGAGGGCTATTTAAAAGAGGGACTCGGCTTACCTTTATCCGCCAAAAAAGACATGCTAAGTCTGTACACAAAATCATAGATCCTAAAAAAAGGACTATCCTTTCTAAAAAAGAAGTTTTATAATAGAAAAGAATCTGTTTGTAAGGAGGGATAGGGAATGAAAGAAGGACAAGAACAATTCTTAACGTTCATACTAGATCGAACAAAAGAAGATAAAAAAGAAAAAATGCAAGCGCTACTTGCAGAAATGTTTGAACGCCAACAAACAGGCAAATTAGATAAAATGTACTTGATGACAAAAGCACCAAAACTTTTGGCTTATTTAAAACCAGAAGCCATTGATGAAGTTAAACAAGTCGTTTCGGAATTTTCTAAAAATATGAAATAAACAAACTTAGCTTGAACTTACGACATTTTAAAAATGTGTCGTAACATTCAAGCTTTTGTTTGTTATTCTCTTGTATTTTATGCTAAAGTTATTCAGGCACAAAAAAAAGCAGGTGATTTTATGAAACATATAAAAAATACATGGGAACTATTTATTTTAGATTGGAAAAGAATTTTTAAAAACCCAGTAGCAACATTTTTGATTGTTGCCTTAATGATTATTCCATCATTATATGCATGGTTTAACATTAAAGCACTATGGGATCCGTATTCAAATACAGGAGAGTTACCAATAGCGGTCTATAGTGATGACCAAACAGCAACTTTTCAAGATAAATCGGTCAATATTGGTGATGAAGTCTTGAAAAACTTGAAGAAAAACAAGCAATTAGGTTGGCGTTTTGTTGATTCGAAAAAGGAATTAGACAAAGGGGTCCAATCAGGAAAATATTTTGCCGGGATTTATTTACCTAAAGATTTTTCCAAAGATTTGCTAAGTTTTACTTCTGGTGATATCAATAAACCTAAAATTGAATACTCAATTAACGAAAAAATTAATGCAATTGCACCGAAAATTACGTCAAAAGGCGCTTCTTCCATTCAGTCACAAATTTCGGAAGAATTCATTAAAACGGCAAGTAGTACGTTAATCAAAACATTCAATGATATTGGCTATGATATTGATAAAAACATGGTCAGCATTCAAAAAGTTAAGAGCATGATTTTAGATACAGATGCCAACATTGGAACCATTGATACGTATGCAAAACAAGTCACAGACTTACATGGTAAGATGCCTGAGCTAAAAGAAAAATTAGCGAAAGCCAACGATGCGATGAAATATTTACCTGAAGTTGATGCTTTAGGAGAGAAGATTGTTGAGCTAAATGGCAAAATGCCAAGCATCAAAGAACAAGCTAGTGTTATTTTGACGTTACAAGAAAAAATTCCAGAAATTCAAAACGCTGGCCGACAAATTGCTATGATTGATGAAGACTTTGCCTCTGTGGAACAAACAATGAGCGAAGGAATCCAAGAAGCAAAACAAGGTTTAGAAATCATTCAACAAGTTCAAACGGCGTTACCAGATATTCGTAAACTAGGTGATCAAGCCAATGATTTAGGGAATGTCACATTAGATGGCGCCAATAAATTGCAAGAGGCGTTACCAAGCATTACGAATAGCGTTGAAGTGACTTTGAAATCTATCCAGCAAGTTGCTACAACAACAACTTCCGTAGTCGCTACTATTCGTCAAGCGTTAGATGATGGACAGTTAACGCCAGAAAAAAAACAACATATTAATGAAGTAGTACAAGATTTCACAACTAATATCCAACGGCAACAGCAAGCAATTAGTAATCTTATAGAATTTATGCAAAAGATTCAAGAAAATGCCGGTAATCATGACTTAGATGAGACTATTCGTCAACTTACTAATTTAAGTACTTTATTAGGAGATTTTAGTAATCGATTAAATGAACTAAATAACTATGTACAGAATAATGATTTACAAAGTGCAAAGAAATTGCTAGACGAAATTGATGCAGCAGCGCAAAAAATTGCTGGGATAGCTGGAGCAATTAAAGCAGATGAAATTAGTAACACTGTTAATACAGTCACAAGTAAATTAATTGCTACAATCCAAAACGCTCAAGGTCAACTAAACAAAGCGCAACAAATTGACTTTGAAGGTTTATTGAGCTCAACAAGTCAAACGGTCACTAATGCGATTTCTTTATTAGAAAAATATCAAGCCGAAATGCCGGCAATTAAACAAGAAATTCATGATGCGAATACGATGTTGAATGGCAATATGGAAACCATTGTCAATGGCATTAATCGTGGTGCTGATTTGTATAAAAACGATTTACCAGTCATTCAAGACAAAGTCAGCAAAGCGGCAGCCTTTATGCAAAATGACTATCCAGGTATCCGAAAAGATTTAACGAATACCTTGAAAACAGTCAATGAGAAAATGCCAGATGTTGAAGCGGCCTTAGACAAAGCCAACGAGCTGATTATTAATGATTGGCCAAATATCAAAACAGGATTACACAAAGCAGCGAATGCAATCCGTAAAGGTGAAAAAGAAGTTGATTTAGGTGAAATTCTTAAATTACTAAAATTAGATGCCAATAAAGAAAGTGACTTCTTTACACAACCAGTTGAAGTCAAAGAACATGCTGTTTATCCGATTGCTAATAATGGTTCGGCAAGTACGCCATTCTATACAGCTTTGTGTTTATGGGTTGGTGCTGTATTATTCTCAAGTGTTGCGACAACGGATGTTTATCTTGAAGGAAAAGATAAAAAACGCTTTTCTAAACGGGAACAATTTTCAGCACGGATGTTTACTTTCATTGTCATGGGGATTGGTCAAGCACTGATTGTAACCTTAGGTAATTACTTTGCGTTAGGCGTAGATGTTCGTAATCCAGCGTATAGCGTCTGGTTTGCGGTATTGATTGCCATTACGTTTATGATAATGGTTTATGTGCTCGTTGCTCTCTTTGGCAATGTAGGGAAAGGAATTGCGATAATAATCTTGGTACTATCCATCTCTGGTGGGGGCGGGAACTACCCAATTCAAGTCTCAGGTAAATTCTTCCAAATGATTAATCCGTTCTTGCCGTTTACGCATGCCGTGAACTTGCTAAGGGAATCAGCAGGAGGCATTTACTGGCCAAATGCTTGGTTTGCAATTTGGATTATGGTGGGGATTTCAGTCGTCTTTAGTATTGGCGGTGCAATTCTTTATCCACATCTGGAACACAGATCGAAAAAATTTGCGGCTTTAGCACAAAAGAGCCATTTATTCCATTAAAAAACAAAAAGCTGAAAACGTCTCTAGCGTTTTCGGCTTTTTGTTTTTCTTTATTTTCAAGGCAACCCTAACAAAGAAGTTTTGGGGGCTCTTGCTTTTGACTTTTTGGCAATGCTAAATAATAAAATCTCCCTCAGAAAGTGAGGTTTTTTGTGTACAAATGTATAAAAAGGTTTTATAGTATTTTTTTAAGAAATAAAAAGTGGGTAGGGGTTGTAAAATGATTCAAGCATTGCTTCAACGATATGAGAAAAAAATTGAACGTCGTAAATTGGAAAAACGAACAGCATTCGGTGCTTTTGCCGGGCGGATTGGGCTTGTTTCTAATTTATTTTTATTCGTTAGTAAATTTATGATTGGCTTGCTTTCAGGTAGTGTTTCAATCATGGCAGATGCCATTAATAGCTTGTCCGATACTATTTCTTCAGTTTTAACATTAGTCGGTTTTTATATTGCTGGTAAGCCAGCGGATAAAGAACATCCCTATGGCCATGAACGTTTTGAATATATTAGTGGAATGCTTGTATCATTAGTGATTACGTTTATTGGGTTTGAGTTTCTAACGACCTCCGTGGATCGCATCCTGCATCCAGAATCAATCAAGGTGACACCCATTTTATTTGCTGTTTTAGCTTTATCAATTGGGATTAAAATTTGGCAAGGGCTGTTTTACAAAAAAGTATCAGCAAAAATTGATTCTCAA from Enterococcus faecalis includes the following:
- the lepB gene encoding signal peptidase I; translated protein: MEEWIKPVMRTIRHIKRAFLKQKLPATYQLKKQKANTAMEYLLEQTDNHQSIRGPKRKMTAEEIKKKRQAYQKKQRVQVVKFFMPAILFAIFVFFFVLKTSSYPIAGQSMKPTLNAGERVLVQRTKQVARYDVIAFKAPLASKGTYVKRIIGVPGDRIWVNEGKLYLSEEPIASDNEALPENASRFDLSEEAAAQLRLFQKIPAGHYFVLGDNRTHSSDSRTFGFVEIQAIEGIVVFKMAPFKEIGKVK
- a CDS encoding tyrosine-protein phosphatase; amino-acid sequence: MNSVVNFRDIGGFPTQQGTVVKTGHFFRSGELVNVAQADQQKLVEDYQIKRIYDFRSAAETQERPDDSIQGTNYLHIDILADIQAQTASLEGMLKTVGSPDEAMDMAYKEMVLSNSGRKGYQTFFENFLSYPQEAILFHCFAGKDRTGIGAALILSALGVEHSYILEDYLKTNEQRKTANEQIIAQYQANGTPPAEIQQLETLLYVKKEYLATALQAIEKEFGSVEGYLKEGLGLPLSAKKDMLSLYTKS
- a CDS encoding helix-turn-helix domain-containing protein codes for the protein MLKRDFLEKPYDYMNDILLFLYNNKGRATRNELVDFFNISLPTLNEYLSFLEQFLKEEQLQENLTLTVLGDTLYLNKAPTFSMKAMIMLFLDKSIKFHMVQQLFHKNEINGGYFQQNYAISSATYYRKIVELNDLLNEFNLRIKRGKLVGEEKQIRFFFFNFFWFIFEEKTDLEKELANQYLGLIEILQEIPRITFDHTEILQIKLWMKISFRRMVLEPLPTISPHDVQLDRPLFEEINLSIHTYMKRIYRPYTINEAYMFYDFFCSMHNYSANAAFAFRLAKQQRIEKTYLNEMNRVILTYLKARGYLSHYVLPIRLLYIENLLFQLHAQLYYFSGFILPFDYWTIQSLLKVLRHPFSESEVYELVEIATTNFATKATASKYQNQFTEINYTLILNHIAELNEKKITIGVYHSLSSAYSELVAQKIQQSIAGKYPLKIEPYNAENHYDLLLMNTNNEQLVAQYDHYYIFSDISNRYDLQSIEKIIQLLLGK
- a CDS encoding YhgE/Pip domain-containing protein, which gives rise to MKHIKNTWELFILDWKRIFKNPVATFLIVALMIIPSLYAWFNIKALWDPYSNTGELPIAVYSDDQTATFQDKSVNIGDEVLKNLKKNKQLGWRFVDSKKELDKGVQSGKYFAGIYLPKDFSKDLLSFTSGDINKPKIEYSINEKINAIAPKITSKGASSIQSQISEEFIKTASSTLIKTFNDIGYDIDKNMVSIQKVKSMILDTDANIGTIDTYAKQVTDLHGKMPELKEKLAKANDAMKYLPEVDALGEKIVELNGKMPSIKEQASVILTLQEKIPEIQNAGRQIAMIDEDFASVEQTMSEGIQEAKQGLEIIQQVQTALPDIRKLGDQANDLGNVTLDGANKLQEALPSITNSVEVTLKSIQQVATTTTSVVATIRQALDDGQLTPEKKQHINEVVQDFTTNIQRQQQAISNLIEFMQKIQENAGNHDLDETIRQLTNLSTLLGDFSNRLNELNNYVQNNDLQSAKKLLDEIDAAAQKIAGIAGAIKADEISNTVNTVTSKLIATIQNAQGQLNKAQQIDFEGLLSSTSQTVTNAISLLEKYQAEMPAIKQEIHDANTMLNGNMETIVNGINRGADLYKNDLPVIQDKVSKAAAFMQNDYPGIRKDLTNTLKTVNEKMPDVEAALDKANELIINDWPNIKTGLHKAANAIRKGEKEVDLGEILKLLKLDANKESDFFTQPVEVKEHAVYPIANNGSASTPFYTALCLWVGAVLFSSVATTDVYLEGKDKKRFSKREQFSARMFTFIVMGIGQALIVTLGNYFALGVDVRNPAYSVWFAVLIAITFMIMVYVLVALFGNVGKGIAIIILVLSISGGGGNYPIQVSGKFFQMINPFLPFTHAVNLLRESAGGIYWPNAWFAIWIMVGISVVFSIGGAILYPHLEHRSKKFAALAQKSHLFH